Proteins encoded together in one Passer domesticus isolate bPasDom1 chromosome 6, bPasDom1.hap1, whole genome shotgun sequence window:
- the TNKS1BP1 gene encoding 182 kDa tankyrase-1-binding protein isoform X3 — protein sequence MASQPQPLPPAVPCASPAGTAGAGLAGSPDKGSARPKPPVRPKPRVLPKPAVPAKPPAPPPAPGPRHPRPELPSAEKMNRLAGPQPYSGAGAGGPLRRPSFTVRAPETPNGKGPSSPSVAGTEEEVPPAPPTPSRRGPAPFKVTPVPVAARPERFPGTTVEEILAKMDSREGPGSPDRAWLSPFCTDPSSRFGSKTFVAFRKRPGGEADGDPAGEAPQTPAAAAGELGMGDDGHPVAETSSPQAGPSCAGDPCGRRRPPSPPDLSTLQLGALGPPGSPRPPTCPAPAPGAPFQPAEPSAPAPGSPDAPPELLAPYSPTLPPGSPESPTRPPVEVPVTSIQAPGAPSATEPQLSVSHSPGSPHTPGEGSPGTASPPGTPELPPRVTCPPGSPEAAAEYLGPPSPPLAKASRPPGSPEGPDDSTVSPQSHEGPDFKPPPRDVGLRRSSEGVLRPPPTGQGLGELGGSLSALPRAGDLLSEPSLGSESAWSLSQSFEWTFPSRGARLPAFPPRSPIRETPDSGLSEEGESDGEAVTPGPPKDRSSEGSGSQQAEGAPCPGGPVAQREAGGSAEEEEEEREAEQDAPVSHSPLRVTEPGQHPAEPESSTQPSLTTTAPLAPAPPDPAASTDSAWAGDGPKSLQGPGGPGQAEKPSQDPDPHADPGWLTELLESPGVHGSPENLLGWSRKDLCSEFGIGRPRQDSTFDWSHPGASRERDWPVETKQDQEFGTKSSWDSSHSDKDSSARESWSSDYRAAELRGDTKLGCSDWSQSLGTGKSCPQDPDFSASTAEWGQGYGSTEELGSKQANWGSGLGTGHVQQLDKEPHSGQPTWAGRYSSRDTEMKDRELTPDWTSKYSSQDAGSKDENLTLGWAGRSSTGDSPDKEVSPSRPAWDRRYNPRDMESQDREFSPSRPAWTREYRDTESQDREFSPSRPAWTGEIGDMESQDREFSPSRPAWDDRSSTRGMESQDQEFRPSRPAWDDRSSTRSMESQDQEFSPSRPAWEDKSSTRGVESQDQEFSPSRSAWDDRSSTRSMESQDQEFSPSRPAWEDRSSTRGMESQDQEFSPSRPAWEDRSSTRSMESQDQEFSPSRLAEASECSRDLETQDEFSPSGAAWPDRSSTRDMETQDSEFTSSRATRHGGHSTGDTETQNGEFSPSRSVWHDRSSTRDVEAQDRELSPSGAAEDGQHSSVTPGEEEQELVPARRSWPGEGSIGQTGLLGVGEEDMPSSHHPEPPAQEPTWGSAHQQERHSSGSRDWAAELGAAECQNQFGVIGTERVPDPCSARASDGSMSGVQPQPGLHRDLSLDMGSARWSQELDSWSVEPQDAEARRQEWASAFNARCAARSRDLGAGEQSVGGDTGAEHGRSAPSPSMGDIPADCPAVESPRSESPSPSEEERHPSEPAAAPQSPRVPPLLPEAASGIPMDTGNEEQPSDHPDGESSSSWGEQRLSLNTPQPEGSMEQGQEFPLLEDTELLDSSVFRCKASLGRKRQHRAPSLRPTTEGESWIFRDSTEPRPAPAASSDEEAAEEPRSRRMRGSSSGRGVKVPLFPGLSASAIKAKLRGRNRSAEEGTSSGDSKGTPPKDPHVQRSKSCKIPGVSGKPPALPPKPEKSSGSEASPPHWLQALKLKRKKP from the exons ATGGCCTCCCAgccgcagcccctgccccccGCCGTGCCCTGCGCCTCCCCTGCCGGCACCGCGGGGGCCGGGCTGGCCGGCAGCCCCGATAAAG GCAGCGCACGCCCCAAGCCGCCGGTGCGGCCCAAGCCCCGCGTGCTGCCCAAGCCGGCCGTGCCCGCCAAGCCCCCGgcgccgccccccgcgccgGGCCCGCGGCACCCCCGGCCCGAGCTGCCCTCGGCCGAGAAGATGAACCGCCTGGCCGGGCCCCAGCCCTACAGCGGGGCGGGCGCAGGGGGGCCCCTCCGGCGCCCCTCCTTCACCGTCAGAGCACCCGAGACCCCCAATGGGAAGGGGCCCTCGTCGCCGTCGGTCGCAGGCACCGAGGAGGAGGTGCCGCCGGCCCCGCCAACCCCCTCGcgcaggggcccggccccctTCAAGGTGACGCCGGTGCCGGTGGCCGCCAGGCCGGAGCGCTTCCCGGGCACCACCGTGGAGGAAATCCTCGCCAAGATGGACAGCAGGGAGGGCCCGGGCAGCCCAGACCGGGCCTGGCTCTCGCCCTTCTGCACCGACCCCTCCTCCCGCTTCGGCTCCAAAACCTTTGTTGCTTTCCGGAAGCGTCCCGGCGGGGAGGCAGATGGAGACCCTGCCGGTGAAGCCCCCCAGACGCCCGCAGCTGCGGCAGGCgagctgggaatgggggatGATGGACACCCTGTGGCTGAGACGAG ctccccccAAGCTGGGCCGAGCTGTGCCGGGGATCCCTGTGGACGCCGGAGGCCGCCATCCCCTCCTGAC CTTTCCACACTACAGCTGGGTGCCCTCGGACCTCCAGGCTCCCCAAGGCCTCCcacctgcccagctccagccccaggagctcctTTCCAGCCTGCTGagccctctgccccagcccctggctccccTGATGCCCCCCCTGAGCTCCTGGCCCCTTACTCCCCCACACTGCCCCCCGGCTCCCCCGAATCCCCCACTCGGCCTCCAGTTGAGGTCCCTGTCACCTCCATCCAGGCCCCGGGCGCTCCCTCGGCCACCGAACCCCAGCTCAGCGTCTCCCATTCGCCTGGCTCCCCACACACTCCAGGGGAGGgatcccctggcactgccagccccccTGGCACTCCTGAACTGCCCCCACGAGTCACCTGCCCCCCCGGCTCTCCTGAAGCTGCTGCCGAGTACCTGGgcccccccagcccaccccttGCCAAAGCCTCTCGTCCCCCAGGCTCCCCAGAGGGGCCTGATGACTCCACAGTGTCCCCACAGTCCCATGAGGGTCCTGATTTCAAACCCCCTCCCCGTGATGTGGGGCTCCGGCGTTCCTCCGAGGGGGTGCTGCGGCCCCCACCCAcggggcagggcctgggggagctggggggctcaCTGAgtgccctgccccgggctggAGACCTCCTGTCAgagccctccctgggcagcgAGTCCGCCTGGAGCCTTTCCCAGTCCTTTGAGTGGACATTCCCATCGCGGGGGGCACGCTTGCCAGCCTTCCCTCCCCGCTCCCCCATCCGGGAGACACCTGACTCGGGGCTCTCTGAAGAGGGGGAGTCAGATGGGGAGGCTGTGACCCCCGGCCCTCCAAAGGACAGGAGCTCTGAAGGGTCTGGCAGCCAGCAGGCAGAGGGGGCTCCGTGCCCAGGGGGTCCCGTGGCACAGCGAGAGGCTGGGGGCTcagcggaggaggaggaggaggaaagggaggcagagcaggatgctcccgTGTCCCATTCCCCACTTCGTGTGACAGAGCCTGGCCAGCACCCGGCTGAGCCTGAGTCCtccacccagcccagccttaCCACAACTGCccccctggctccagccccccCAGATCCAGCTGCTTCCACTGACTCAGCCTGGGCAGGTGATGGCCCCAAGAGCCTGCAGGGTCCTGGGggcccaggccaggctgaaaAACCCTCGCAAGACCCTGACCCTCACGCTGACCCGGGGTGGCTGACAGAGCTGTTGGAGTCACCTGGGGTCCACGGCTCTCCAGAG AACCTGCTGGGCTGGTCACGGAAGGACCTGTGCAGTGAGTTTGGCATTGGCCGCCCTCGCCAGGACAGCACCTTTGACTGGAGCCACCCAGGTGCGTCCAGGGAGAGAGACTGGCCTGTTGAGACCAAGCAGGACCAGGAATTCGGGACCAAAtccagctgggacagcagccacAGCGACAAGGACAGCAGTGCCCgggagagctggagcagtgactacagagcagcagagctgagggggGACACGAAACTGGGCTGCAGCGACTGGTCCCAGTCCCTTGGCACTGGGAAGAGCTGCCCACAGGATCCAGACTtcagtgccagcacagctgagTGGGGCCAGGGCTATGGCAGCACGGAGGAACTTGGCTCTAAACAGGCCAACTGGGGCAGTGGCCTTGGCACGGGACATGTCCAGCAGCTGGACAAGGAGCCACACTCTGGGCAGCCTACCTGGGCAGGCAGgtacagcagcagggacacggAGATGAAGGACAGGGAACTCACCCCAGACTGGACCAGTAAATACAGCAGCCAGGATGCTGGGAGTAAGGACGAGAATTTaacgctgggctgggctggcagatccagcactggggacagcccagaTAAGGAGGTCAGCCCCAGCCGGCCAGCCTGGGACAGGAGGTATAACCCCAGGGACATGGAGAGCCAGGACAGGGAGTTCAGCCCCAGCAGGCCAGCCTGGACTCGGGAGTACAGGGACACAGAAAGCCAGGACAGGGAGTTCAGCCCCAGCCGGCCAGCTTGGACTGGTGAAATCGGGGACATGGAAAGCCAGGACAGGGAGTTCAGCCCCAGCAGGCCAGCCTGGGATGACAGATCCAGCACCCGGGGCATGGAGAGCCAGGACCAGGAATTCAGGCCCAGCAGGCCAGCCTGGGATGACAGGTCCAGCACCAGGAGCATGGAGAGCCAGGACCAGGAATTCAGCCCCAGCAGGCCAGCCTGGGAAGACAAATCCAGCACGAGGGGCGTGGAAAGCCAAGACCAGGAGTTCAGCCCCAGCAGGTCAGCCTGGGATGACAGATCCAGCACCAGGAGCATGGAGAGCCAGGACCAGGAGTTCAGCCCCAGCAGGCCAGCCTGGGAAGACAGATCCAGCACCCGGGGCATGGAGAGCCAGGACCAGGAGTTCAGCCCCAGCAGGCCAGCCTGGGAAGACAGATCCAGCACCAGGAGCATGGAGAGCCAGGACCAGGAATtcagccccagcaggctggCTGAAGCAAGTGAATGCAGCAGGGACCTGGAAACTCAGGATGAGTTCAGTcccagcggagcagcctggcctgacaGATCCAGCACCAGGGACATGGAGACCCAGGACAGTGAATTCACATCCAGCAGAGCAACCAGGCATGGTGGgcacagcactggggacacggAGACCCAGAATGGGGAGTTCAGCCCCAGCAGAAGTGTCTGGCATGACAGATCCAGCACCAGGGATGTGGAGGCACAGGACAGAGAGTTGAGCCCCAGTGGAGCAGCCGAGgatgggcagcacagctctgtgactcccggggaggaagagcaggagctggtcccagcccggcGGAGCTGGCCCGGTGAAGGCAGCATCGGACAGACCGGGCTGCTCGGGGTTGGTGAGGAGGACATGCCCAGCTCCCaccacccagagcccccagcccaggagcccacctggggcagtgcccaccAGCAGGAGCGtcacagctctggcagcagggactgggctgcggagcttggagcagctgaGTGCCAGAACCAGTTTGGTGTCATTGGGACAGAGCGGGTGCCagatccctgcagtgccagagcCTCGGATGGCTCCATGTCCGGGgtccagccacagccaggcttGCACAGGGATCTCTCTCTGGACATGGGCAGTGCCCGctggagccaggagctggacagCTGGAGTGTGGAGCCACAGGATGCTGAGGCCAGGCGCCAGGAGTGGGCGAGTGCCTTTAACGCCCGCTGTGCCGCGCGCAGCCGGGACCTTGGTGCGGGGGAGCAGAGCGTGGGAGGGGACACCGGCGCAGAGCACGG CAGGTCAGCCCCCAGCCCTTCGATGGGTGACATTCCAGCTGATTGCCCAGCTGTGGAGTCCCCCCGGAGTGAGTCACCCAGCCCCTCTGAGGAGGAGAGGCATCCCTCTGAaccagctgctgccccacagagccccagggTCCCCCCTCTGCTGCCAGAGGCTGCCAGTGGGATCCCAATGGACACAGGAAATGAGGAACAGCCCTCAGACCATCCAGACGGGGAGAGCTCCTCGAGCTGGGGGGAACAGCGGCTCTCACTCAATACCCCCCAGCCCGAGGGGTCCatggagcaggggcaggaattTCCTCTTCTGGAG GACACAGAGCTCCTGGACAGCAGCGTGTTCCGCTGcaaggccagcctgggccgCAAGCGCCAGCACCGGGCGCCGTCCCTGCGCCCCACCACCGAGGGGGAGAGCTGGATCTTCCGGGACTCCACgg AGCCccggccagccccagcagcgtCCTCCGACGAGGAGGCAGCGGAGGAGCCCCGGAGCCGGAGGATGCGCGGCTCGTCCTCGGGCAGGGGGGTGAAGGTGCCGCTCTTTCCCGGCCTCAGTGCCTCTGCCATCAAG GCGAAGCTGAGGGGTCGCAACCGCTCGGCTGAGGAGGGGACATCATCAGGGGACAGCAAGGGGACCCCTCCTAAAGACCCCCATGTACAGCGCTCCAAGTCCTGCAAGATCCCTGGTGTGAGTGGGaaacccccagccctgccccccAAGCCAGAGAAATCCTCAGG ATCCGAGGCCTCTCCCCCCCACTGGCTGCAGGCGCTGAAGCTGAAAAGGAAGAAGCCTTGA